The sequence TGGGGCTGTAAAGAAACCCGAATCGGTCTCGACAGCCCTTTCGAAATTGATGGAGGTAACGGATCTTACGCTTCATGAACTGCTCTTGTTTTTGGCGAAGCATACTCTCCCCCTTCCCGAGGCCGGGTTTGAGCTTTGTAACGATAAGGATGAAGTCGTCGCTTCAGGAGAACTTTGCTGGCCGGAGAAAAAAATCGCGCTGCTCAGGGGTGATGAAATGTGGTTTGCAGGGGTATTTACCTCCCGGGGCTGGCGAACAGCGCCCCTTGACGATCTGGTGAGGGAACCGTTCAAATGCCTTGAATTACTCCAATAAGGAGATGAAAATGTCCAAGCCGATACAGAAGATCACCGTTGCGATATCAGACGATTTCTTGAAGTCCTTTTCCGCCATTCCCAAAAAACAGCAATCCAAGGTTCGGGAGTTCGTGGAGAAATTCCGCGTGAATCCTGCATCGCCTGCCATTAATTACGAGAAGATTCAGATGGCCAAGGATCAAAACCTTCGGTCTGTTCGCATCGATCAGGATTATCGAGGAATTGTTTTAAAACCGGCTTCCGGCAACGTGTATATGCTCCTCTGGGTTGATCATCATGACGATGCCTATGCATGGGCGTCAAATCGTGTTTATTCGGTTCACGCAGATACGGGCAGTCTCCAGGTTGTGAAAGTCGAACAACAAACCGCTTTGCAAACTGCTGACGGCCCCCAGAAATCGGAGCATGCAGAACAGATGCTCTTTGATGCCTTTGGAGATGTCGAGCTCCTGCAACTCGGCGTACCAGTTCTCTTGCTGCCTCTGGTTCGCCGGATTGGGAATCAGACGGCCTTGGATGCGCTGGAGAGTCAACTTCCCCAAGAGGCCTTCGAGGCGCTTTTCTTCCTTGCCGAGGGGTTTTCCCTGGAAGAGGTCCTCAAGGAGACGCTCAAGGAACAGCCGCCGGCCAAGGTGGATACCGCAGATTTCGTTACCGCCCTTGAGAAGCCGGACAGCAAAAGGCGTTTCCATGTGGTGGAGGGGGCGTTGGAACTGGCGGAAATACTGAATTCACCTTTGGAGCTGTGGCGAATATTCCTCCATCCTTCCCAGAGAAGCATTGTGGAAAAGGATTTCAATGGACCCGTTCGCGTTCTTGGCGGGGCAGGAACCGGCAAGACCGTGGTGGCGATGCATCGGGCGAAATGGCTTGCGGAGAAGGTCTTTATGGGGGAAAGCGAGCGAATCTTGTTTACGACCTTCACCAAGAATCTGGCGGCGGATATCCAGGGGAACCTTCGCAAGCTGTGCCCGGCGGATGTGATGAAACGAATTGACGTCGTCAATCTGGATGCCTGGGTCATCCAGTTCCTGAAAAAGCATGGCTATCATTATGGGTTGATCTTCCAGGGCGAGACGGGATCATATTGGCAAAATGCGCTCAATCTTGCACCCGCGGGTCTGAATATCGATGAATCATTTTATCTTCAGGAATGGACGCAGGTGATCCAGGCTCAGGGCATTAAGACGGTCGATGAATACCTGAAGGCTTCGAGAGTCGGGCGACAAAAGAAACTGACCCGCCCAATGAAGCAGGCCATCTGGACTGTTTTTGAGGAATATCGCGCGCAGTTGAATGCAAAGGGCTTGAAGGAAATAACCGATGCCGTCAGAGACGCCCGCATCATCCTGCAAAACAAGGGGGACATTTTGCCTTACAGGACCATCCTTGTGGATGAGGCCCAGGACATCGGTCCGGAAGCATTCAAGTTCATCCGACAGATGATTCCGGAATCCCGCGGAGAGTTGAAAAATGATCTTTTCATCGTGGGGGATGCCCATCAGAGAATCTATCGCAACAGAGTCGTTTTGAGCCGCTGCGGCATAAATATCAAGGGGCGGAGCAAAAAACTCAAAATCAATTACCGTACAACCGAGGAGACGAGAAAGTGGGCTGTCCGGTTGCTGGAGGGGAAAGCCGTTGACGATCTTGATGGAGAACTGGACTCGCAAAAAGGGTACAAATCCTTGCTCCACGGAGACTCTCCAGAGGCCCGATGCTTTCATTCCTTTGCCGAGGAAGTGCAGTTCATTGACGGTTATCTGAAGCAACTGGCAAAGGCCGGGATTGATGTGAATACGGTCTGCCTTGTGGCAAGAACCAATGGACTGTTGAAGCAATATGAAGCGGCACTGCAGGAAAAGGGCTTGAAAACCTATCTGATTAAACGAAGTGTCGCGGAAGACAGGGGAGCGCCGGGTTTGCGCTTGGCGACCATGCATCGTGTCAAAGGCTTGGAATTTGATGAGGTGATCATTGCCAGCGTCAACGAGGGTGTCGTGCCCCTGCAATTACCTTCCATGAATGATCAATCTGCGAGCCAGGCAGAAGAAAACGAAAGTTTGGAACGCGCCCTGCTTTACGTTTCCGCGACACGGGCAAAAAAAAAGGTGCTGATGACCAGTTGTGGAGTGAAGAGCCGATTCTTGTAAATTTACAGGTCCGAGATAATTGCAAAACTATTTGTCATTCCCGAATGCTTCTATCGGGAATACGGTTTTTCAAGCAGTTAGAACCAGATTCCCGCTTAAAATCATTGCGGGAATGACAGAATGTGAGAGTTTTGCAATTGGCTCGTCCTCATAAATATTGGTTGGGCAGCATAGGGTAGAAGGATGGATCGTTCAGAACAGGTTGTATTTGAATGCTTGTCGCATCGCTGGTTCCGCGATGTCGTGTACGAGCCGAACGGCAATATACCGCCTGACGTCCTCAAGACGTCCTCAAGAAAAACAAACTTGACAGGGGAACATGCCGTTGTTTTGTTTGCGGATGACCGTATCGCGTTTTCCCGGGCGAATAGGAAGCGGATATCTTCGGGATTGAGGTTAAGGCGCAACGCTAAGTATTGAAGAGTTTGCAAAATAATTGGCCTGGACGGGGAAAAAGTGCGCTGAAAGCAGCCCCGCTTCTCTAATCCGCGCCAGTTGATTTCAGATCGACGGGATCGTCGTCGAGGACGATTACGTGGGCGGATTTGCGCCCGATGACAACCGGGATGATCGTTTTGTTGCGCCCGGCAAACTCGCGCAGGCCAAAATAGCGGTCGGCGGAATTGGTAAAGCGCATGATCGTCAGGAAAAATCTCAACATCAGCCGCCGGAAAAGCCGTAAAGAGGAGTCGAGCAATATCTCCTCCTCGCCAACCTGAATGGTCCAGCGCCTCTCATTGATCCGTAAGAGCCCTTTCCTCTTGAGCGTCCGCAGCAGAACAGGAACATCCGGTTTCTGCGTGTAGCCATAGCGCGCGTTGACAGCTACGGTATTCACGCCGAGCGAAATCACGTCAAAGCGCTCCGTGTCGGGAACGACCGGCCTGCTCAACTGGGCAACGTTCAGCAGGATGATGTGTTTGGGTATTGCGCCGTTACGCCGGATATAGATGCGCAGGCCAATTGGGCAGGGGTCGTCGGGCGACAGGACGGGCCTTGAGGTCATAAAAACGATGGCCCGCTCGACCTGGGCTATGCTGCGCATGCCAAACTGGGTGCGCAGGTGCGGGCTTTCGGTCATCTGCTGCTTCAACTCCAGGTAGCGCTGGAGGGGAACATTCAGAAACTCGGAAAAGGCGAAGGCCAATTGCGCCCTCCCCCACTGCCAGGTCTTCATCAGGTAAAAGAGGAACAGGGCGATCACGATCGGAACGAAACCGCCAGCAAAAAACTTCAGCGTATTTGCGGAAAAGAAGGAAATATCCAGCAGCAGAAAAAAGAGGCATGCCGGGCCGATCAGGTACCACTTCCATCCCCAGCCCCGCGCCACGAAATAAAAGATAAACGATGTGATGGCCATCGTCCCAGTAACCGCGATACCGTAAGCTGCCGCAAGCGAACTCGAGGTCTTGAAACCTATCACCAGAAGCAGGCAGCCGGCCAAAAGAATCCAGTTCACCGCGGGGATATAAATCTGCCCTTCGATTTCTGCCGACGTGAAGACAATTTTGATGCGGGGGAAAAACCCCAGGGCAATTCCCTGCCTCGTCATGCTGAAGGCGCCCGAAATCAGCGCCTGCGAGGCGATCACCGTGGCCATTGTCGCCAACGCAACGACCAGATAGATGACCGGGTCGTACTGCGGAAAGAGGGCATAGAAGAGATTGTTGTTGAGAACAGGAGCACTGTCGAGCAGCCGCGCACCCTGACCGAAATAGTTTAAAAGCAGGCAGGGAAAAACGAACGAGTACCAGGAAAACTGGATCGCCCTACGCCCGAAATGCCCCAAATCGGCAAAGAGGGCCTCGACCCCGGTGATGGCAAGCACTACCGCCCCGAGAACGAAGACTACCCGGAGGCCGTGGGTGTGGAGAAATTGGACTGCATACAGCGGATTGACCGCCTTAAGCACGACGGGATGAGCAATAATCCAGACCAGACCGGCGACGCCGAGGGTGATGAACCAGACGATCATGATCGGGCCGAAAATCCCGCCAACGCGCGCCGTGCCGCGGCTCTGGAACAGAAAAAGCAGCAGGAGGGTGATCACCGTCAGCCAGATGACGGCGGGCTGGAAGGCGGACGTTATCACCTCCAGCCCCTCATAAGCCGAAAGCACCGAGATCGCCGGGGTAATGATGCCCTCGCCATAAAGAGAGGCTGCGCCGATCATAACGGCAGTGGTAACTGCCCACATAAACCCTTTGGATCTTACTTTTCTGGTATTTTGCTCTCTGATGATCCCCAGCAAGGCAAAAATGCCCCCTTCGCCGTGAAAATCGGCGCGCAGCACCAAAAGGACGTACTTGATACCCACAATAAGCAGCAACGTCCAGAAAACCAGCGACAGAACGCCCAGGACATTTTCCAGGTTGCGCGCCAGCGGGTGCGCCCCGAAGAAGGTTTGTTTCATTGCGTAGAGGGGGCTCGTACCGATATCGCCGTACACCACCCCCAGCGCGGCAATGCCCAGCGCCAGCAAGCTCGTCTTTTTGGAAACGCCGCACTCAACATTTTTTGCTGTGGGAGAAGAACTCAAATCAATAACCTTTCTTCATGCCTGATCTTTTTCAGGCCGGGCAGTTATAGAAAGACGACCGGGATGTGTCAAGCGAAAGTCGAATTATTCTGCGGACGGCTGATGGAGTGATTTTATGCCGGCGTCAAAGGGCGGACGGATTACGCCTTTTTCGGTGATGATCGCGGTTATGAGGTCTGCCGGGGTAACGTCGAAGGCGGGATTCCAGACGCAGACTCCTGCCGGGGCGGTCTGGACGCCGCCGCAGTGAGTTACCTCGGCGTGCTCCCGCTCCTCGATAGGAATCTGGCTGCCAGCGGCGAGGGAGGTATCGATTGTCGAGAGGGGGGCAGCGACATAGAGGGGGAGTCCGTGGGCGAAAGCAAGGACTGCAAGGCCGTAAGTACCAATCTTGTTTGCAGTATCGCCATTCGCGGCGATGCGGTCGGCCCCAACGAGCACCAGATCGACCTGCCTTTGTTTCATCAGAAAAGCCGCCATATTGTCGGTAATCAGGGTGCAGGGGATGCCTTCGCGGGTCAGTTCCCAGGCGGTAAGCCTTGCCCCCTGGAGAACGGGGCGCGTTTCGTCGGCGTAAACGTGGAGTTTTTTGCCTTTTTCCCAGGCCGCCCGAACGACGCCGAGGGCCGTTCCGTAGCCGGCGGTGGCGAGCGCCCCGGCGTTGCAGTGGGTAAGTATCCGGGCGCCGTCGGGTATGAAATCACTGCCGTTTTGACCGAGGCGGATGTTGATCGCGATATCCTCCTCGCATATCTGAATGGCCTCGGCGATCAGGATCTTCTGAATAACCGCGAGCTCCGCTGCACTGATTGACCGGGGAGGACTGGCCGGGGATAAATAATTGTGATTTTCAAAACTTTGACCGTTTTTTGACAACTGCTTCAGGGCTTCGTTAAAACGGCCGCGCATTCGCTCTATCCCCCAGAACAGGTTCCGGGCGGTCGGGCGGGAGACCGAGAATTGACTGCATATTTCGTCAAAATCATGCTCTATCTGGAGGGGTGACTCGCCAAAGAGGGTAAGGGCGCCGAGGGCAATTCCCATTGCCGCCGCGACGCCGATGGCCGGAGCGCCGCGGACCGTCAGGTTTTTGATCGCAGCGACCACCTGCCGGTAATCGGAGCAGACAAGGTAGTTTTCCTCGATCGGCAAGGCCCGTTGATCGAGCATGACCACGGCGTTATCTTTCCAGAAAAGCGTCCGGATCGGGTCCTTCATGGGATTCATTAATGTTTTGCCAGCATTTTTTGCAGCAGGTCGTTAAGCATCCGGGGGTTGGCCTTGCCGCCCGTCGCCTTCATCGCCTGGCCGACAAAGAAACCGAAGAGCTTTTCCTTTCCGGACTGATACTGGGCAACCTGGTCGGGGTTTTTTGCCAGAATTTCGGAAAGCGCAGCAGTCAGGGCATCCCCGTCGGTGATCTGGACGAGCCCCTTTTCCCTGATGATCTCCTCCGGTGTCCCGCCGGTTTTGTACATCGCCTCGCTGATATCCTTGGCCATCTTGCCGCTGATCGTCCCTGCCTGAATCAGGCTGATCATCGCGGCGAGATTGGCCGGGGCAACCGGGCACTCCCCGACGGTTTTCTTCTCGTCGTTCAAAAATCTCAGGATATCTCCCGTCACCCAGTTCGCGGCGGCCTTCGGCTGGCCGGAAAGGCGGGCAACCTCCTCAAAATAGTCGGCAAGCGCCCGGCTTTGGGTAAGCACCCCGGCGTCATAGGCGGAAAGCTGGTATTCGCTGGAAAAACGCTCCCGCTTTTCCAGGGGCAACTCCGGCAGGGCGCGGCGGATTTCGTCTTGCCATTCGTCGTCAACCACTATGGGGACAAGATCAGGTTCGGGGAAGTAGCGGTAGTCGTGGGCCTCCTCCTTGCTCCGCATCGCTTTGGTCACCCCCGCAGCATCGTCCCACAGACGGGTTTCCTGGACCACCACACCGCCGCTTTCGAGCAGGTATTGCTGACGTTTGAGCTCGTATTCGAGGGCACGCTGAACATTCCGGAAGGAATTCATGTTCTTGAGCTCGGTCCTGGTGCCGAATTCCTTCTGCCCAACCGGACGCAGGGAGATATTCGCGTCGCAGCGGAAGCTCCCCTCCTCCATGTTGCCGTCGCAGATCTCCAAATAAACAAGGATTTCGTGAATCCGCCGGAGATAAGCCGCCGCTTCCTCGGCGCTGCGCAGGTCAGGATCGCCGACAATCTCGATCAGGGGCACCCCGGTGCGGTTCAGATCGACATAGCTTACCGGGCTGTTTTCGTCGTGAATCAGCTTGCCGGCATCCTCTTCCATGTGGATCCGGGTTATCCCGATCCGCTTTTTGCCGCCCTCGGTTTCGATTTCGATCCAGCCATGTTCAACGGGCGGCTCGGCGTATTGGGATATCTGGTAGCCCTTCGGAAGATCTGGATAAAAATAGTTTTTTCGGGCGAAACTCGATTCCCGGTTGATCTGGCAATTGGTTGCCATCGCCATTTTCAGCAGAAAATCGACGACCTTTTTGTTCAGCACCGGCAGCACCCCGGGCATCCCGAGGCAAACCGGACAGGTATGGCTGTTCGGCTCCGCGCCGAATTTGGTGGAGCAGCCGCAGAAGATCTTCGTATCAGTCAAAAGCTGGGCGTGCACCTCCAGCCCGATTACAGGTTCAAAATTCATTAGAGATTCGGTCTCCTTTTCTCGATTTGGGCGTATTTTTCATAGGCCGAGGCGATCTGGAGCAAACGGCCCTCCTGGAAGTGCCCCGCCAGAAACTGCACCCCGATCGGCAGGCTGGAGGCGCTGTAGCCGCAGGGGACTGATATACCAGGAATTCCCGCAAGATTTGTCGAAATGGTAAAAAGATCGGAAAGATACATCTGCATCGGGTCATCCGTTTTTTCGCCGATGCGAAAGGCCGGGGTCGGCGTTGTCGGCGTCAGAAGCGCATCGCAGGTCTGGAATGCCAGGTCGAAATCCCGTTTGATCAGCGAGCGCACCTGAGAGGCCTTCTTGTAATAGGCGTCATAATACCCCGATGAAAGCGCATAAGTACCGATCATAATGCGCCTTTTTACCTCGTTTCCAAACCCCGCCGAACGGGTCTTTTTATACGTGTCGAGCAAGTCGCGCCCCTGCGGAAAGCGGAAACCGTATTTAACTCCGTCGTAGCGGGCCAGATTCGAGGAGGCCTCCGCCGGCGCCACGATATAGTAAACGGCGAGACAGTATTCGGTATGGGGAAGCGAAATCTCCACGCATTGGGCGCCGGCTTCCTCGATGGTTTTGATTGCCCCGCGGACCGCCTTCTCAACCTCGGGGTCGAGCCCGCCGACAAAATACTCCTTCGGAATGCCAACTTTCCAGCCAGCGATTCCCTTGCCGAGAAACTGCCGGTAATCGGGCACTTCCTGATCAGCCGACGTGGAATCGCGATTGTCGTAACCGGCAAGCACGTTCATCATGAGCGCGCAATCCTCGACGTCCTTCGTGAACGGGCCGATCTGGTCGAGAGAAGAGGCAAAGGCAATGAGCCCATACCGGGAAACCCGGCCGTAGGTGGGCTTCATTCCGACGATGCCGCAGAGAGCCGCCGGCTGACGGATCGAACCGCCCGTATCGGAGCCGATTGCGGCAATGCACTCGTCGGCCGCGACCGCCGCAGCCGAGCCGCCGCTGGAGCCACCGGGAATTCTCGAAAGATCCCAAGGGTTTCTGGATGTTCCGTAATAAGATGTCTCGGTGGAGGAACCCATTGCAAATTCATCCATGTTGGTCTTGCCGATGAATACCGCCCCCGCCGCGCGCAGTTTCTCGATGACGGCCGCGTCGTACGGCGGCACGAAATTGGCAAGCATCCGGGAGCCGCAGGTCGTAAGGGTTCCTTTTGTACAGGCGATGTCCTTCAGCGCGATCGGGATGCCGGACAAAAGCCCGCCTTCGCCTTTTTTAATCGCCGCGTCAGCCCGCTTCGCCTCGGCAAAGGCCGTTTCTTTCATCAGCGTGATATACGCATGGACATCCTTTTCCACCGCCTCAATTCGGGCAAAGGATGAGGCCGTTATCTCCTCGGCGGTGGTCGCGCCGGAACGGAGTTTTTCTTTAAGTTCGTGAATTGTCAGTTGATTCAATTCCATAAAGCATTTCTCTTTCTTCTCTTGATGGGGAACAACCTTTGATATCCCGTGAGCTC comes from Syntrophobacterales bacterium and encodes:
- the gatB gene encoding Asp-tRNA(Asn)/Glu-tRNA(Gln) amidotransferase subunit GatB, coding for MNFEPVIGLEVHAQLLTDTKIFCGCSTKFGAEPNSHTCPVCLGMPGVLPVLNKKVVDFLLKMAMATNCQINRESSFARKNYFYPDLPKGYQISQYAEPPVEHGWIEIETEGGKKRIGITRIHMEEDAGKLIHDENSPVSYVDLNRTGVPLIEIVGDPDLRSAEEAAAYLRRIHEILVYLEICDGNMEEGSFRCDANISLRPVGQKEFGTRTELKNMNSFRNVQRALEYELKRQQYLLESGGVVVQETRLWDDAAGVTKAMRSKEEAHDYRYFPEPDLVPIVVDDEWQDEIRRALPELPLEKRERFSSEYQLSAYDAGVLTQSRALADYFEEVARLSGQPKAAANWVTGDILRFLNDEKKTVGECPVAPANLAAMISLIQAGTISGKMAKDISEAMYKTGGTPEEIIREKGLVQITDGDALTAALSEILAKNPDQVAQYQSGKEKLFGFFVGQAMKATGGKANPRMLNDLLQKMLAKH
- the gatA gene encoding Asp-tRNA(Asn)/Glu-tRNA(Gln) amidotransferase subunit GatA yields the protein MELNQLTIHELKEKLRSGATTAEEITASSFARIEAVEKDVHAYITLMKETAFAEAKRADAAIKKGEGGLLSGIPIALKDIACTKGTLTTCGSRMLANFVPPYDAAVIEKLRAAGAVFIGKTNMDEFAMGSSTETSYYGTSRNPWDLSRIPGGSSGGSAAAVAADECIAAIGSDTGGSIRQPAALCGIVGMKPTYGRVSRYGLIAFASSLDQIGPFTKDVEDCALMMNVLAGYDNRDSTSADQEVPDYRQFLGKGIAGWKVGIPKEYFVGGLDPEVEKAVRGAIKTIEEAGAQCVEISLPHTEYCLAVYYIVAPAEASSNLARYDGVKYGFRFPQGRDLLDTYKKTRSAGFGNEVKRRIMIGTYALSSGYYDAYYKKASQVRSLIKRDFDLAFQTCDALLTPTTPTPAFRIGEKTDDPMQMYLSDLFTISTNLAGIPGISVPCGYSASSLPIGVQFLAGHFQEGRLLQIASAYEKYAQIEKRRPNL
- a CDS encoding KUP/HAK/KT family potassium transporter, coding for MSSSPTAKNVECGVSKKTSLLALGIAALGVVYGDIGTSPLYAMKQTFFGAHPLARNLENVLGVLSLVFWTLLLIVGIKYVLLVLRADFHGEGGIFALLGIIREQNTRKVRSKGFMWAVTTAVMIGAASLYGEGIITPAISVLSAYEGLEVITSAFQPAVIWLTVITLLLLFLFQSRGTARVGGIFGPIMIVWFITLGVAGLVWIIAHPVVLKAVNPLYAVQFLHTHGLRVVFVLGAVVLAITGVEALFADLGHFGRRAIQFSWYSFVFPCLLLNYFGQGARLLDSAPVLNNNLFYALFPQYDPVIYLVVALATMATVIASQALISGAFSMTRQGIALGFFPRIKIVFTSAEIEGQIYIPAVNWILLAGCLLLVIGFKTSSSLAAAYGIAVTGTMAITSFIFYFVARGWGWKWYLIGPACLFFLLLDISFFSANTLKFFAGGFVPIVIALFLFYLMKTWQWGRAQLAFAFSEFLNVPLQRYLELKQQMTESPHLRTQFGMRSIAQVERAIVFMTSRPVLSPDDPCPIGLRIYIRRNGAIPKHIILLNVAQLSRPVVPDTERFDVISLGVNTVAVNARYGYTQKPDVPVLLRTLKRKGLLRINERRWTIQVGEEEILLDSSLRLFRRLMLRFFLTIMRFTNSADRYFGLREFAGRNKTIIPVVIGRKSAHVIVLDDDPVDLKSTGAD
- the mtnA gene encoding S-methyl-5-thioribose-1-phosphate isomerase, which codes for MKDPIRTLFWKDNAVVMLDQRALPIEENYLVCSDYRQVVAAIKNLTVRGAPAIGVAAAMGIALGALTLFGESPLQIEHDFDEICSQFSVSRPTARNLFWGIERMRGRFNEALKQLSKNGQSFENHNYLSPASPPRSISAAELAVIQKILIAEAIQICEEDIAINIRLGQNGSDFIPDGARILTHCNAGALATAGYGTALGVVRAAWEKGKKLHVYADETRPVLQGARLTAWELTREGIPCTLITDNMAAFLMKQRQVDLVLVGADRIAANGDTANKIGTYGLAVLAFAHGLPLYVAAPLSTIDTSLAAGSQIPIEEREHAEVTHCGGVQTAPAGVCVWNPAFDVTPADLITAIITEKGVIRPPFDAGIKSLHQPSAE
- a CDS encoding UvrD-helicase domain-containing protein, giving the protein MSKPIQKITVAISDDFLKSFSAIPKKQQSKVREFVEKFRVNPASPAINYEKIQMAKDQNLRSVRIDQDYRGIVLKPASGNVYMLLWVDHHDDAYAWASNRVYSVHADTGSLQVVKVEQQTALQTADGPQKSEHAEQMLFDAFGDVELLQLGVPVLLLPLVRRIGNQTALDALESQLPQEAFEALFFLAEGFSLEEVLKETLKEQPPAKVDTADFVTALEKPDSKRRFHVVEGALELAEILNSPLELWRIFLHPSQRSIVEKDFNGPVRVLGGAGTGKTVVAMHRAKWLAEKVFMGESERILFTTFTKNLAADIQGNLRKLCPADVMKRIDVVNLDAWVIQFLKKHGYHYGLIFQGETGSYWQNALNLAPAGLNIDESFYLQEWTQVIQAQGIKTVDEYLKASRVGRQKKLTRPMKQAIWTVFEEYRAQLNAKGLKEITDAVRDARIILQNKGDILPYRTILVDEAQDIGPEAFKFIRQMIPESRGELKNDLFIVGDAHQRIYRNRVVLSRCGINIKGRSKKLKINYRTTEETRKWAVRLLEGKAVDDLDGELDSQKGYKSLLHGDSPEARCFHSFAEEVQFIDGYLKQLAKAGIDVNTVCLVARTNGLLKQYEAALQEKGLKTYLIKRSVAEDRGAPGLRLATMHRVKGLEFDEVIIASVNEGVVPLQLPSMNDQSASQAEENESLERALLYVSATRAKKKVLMTSCGVKSRFL